One window of the Pseudochaenichthys georgianus chromosome 21, fPseGeo1.2, whole genome shotgun sequence genome contains the following:
- the LOC117467001 gene encoding trace amine-associated receptor 13c-like, whose product METELCFPLLLNSSCRKPLQHRAFILIYSLLACISVLTVALNLLVIISISHFRQLHTPTNVLLLSLAVSDLLVGLFMMPLQIILLRGCWDLGSLICGMFSYTSFILTSASVGNMVLISIDRHMAICNPLSYPTKVTQTRVKLCVCLCWASSVFYNGVILIDFLKHPNIYSSCYGECIVMINFITGSVDVMFTFVGPISVIVVLYMRVFVVALTQARAMRSHISGVTIQSSMVTTKKSERKAARTLGIVIVVFLMCFCPYFYPSLAGQDLITGVEFSTFGIWLLFCNSCVNPLVYALFYPWFRRSVKLIVTLQILQPGSCDANVL is encoded by the exons ATGGAGACTGAACTCTGCTTCCCACTcctcctcaactcctcctgCAGAAAGCCTCTGCAGCACCGAGCCTTCATCCTCATTTACAGCCTGCTGGCGTGCATCTCCGTGCTCACCGTGGCTCTAAACCTGCTGGTCATCATCTCTATCTCACACTTCAG GCAGCTGCACACCCCCACCAacgtcctcctcctctctctggcCGTCTCAGACCTCCTGGTCGGCCTCTTCATGATGCCGCTTCAGATCATCCTCCTGAGGGGCTGCTGGGATCTCGGGAGCTTGATATGTGGAATGTTCTCCTACACCTCCTTTATCCTCACCTCTGCCTCGGTGGGAAACATGGTGCTCATATCCATCGACCGGCACATGGCCATCTGCAACCCCCTGAGTTACCCCACTAAAGTCACTCAGACGAGGgtcaaactgtgtgtgtgtctgtgttgggCCTCCTCTGTTTTCTACAACGGCGTGATACTCATTGACTTCCTAAAGCACCCGAATATATACAGTTCCTGCTATGGAGAGTGTATAGTCATGATTAACTTCATCACAGGGTCCGTGGATGTCATGTTCACGTTTGTCGGCCCCATTTCTGTCATCGTAGTCCTTTATATGAGAGTCTTTGTGGTGGCTTTGACTCAGGCTCGAGCCATGCGCTCTCATATTTCAGGCGTCACAATCCAGAGTTCGATGGTCACTACCAAGAAGTCGGAAAGAAAAGCAGCCAGGACTCTTGGCATTGTCATAGTGGTgtttttaatgtgtttctgtCCTTATTTTTACCCCTCTCTTGCGGGACAAGACTTGATAACCGGCGTTGAGTTTTCAACGTTTGGGATCTGGCTTTTGTTTTGTAATTCCTGTGTGAATCCACTGGTGTACGCTCTCTTCTACCCCTGGTTTAGGAGGTCTGTTAAACTCATTGTGACTCTTCAGATACTGCAGCCTGGCTCCTGTGACGCCAACGTGCTGTAG
- the LOC117466393 gene encoding trace amine-associated receptor 13c-like, protein METELCFPLLLNSSCRKPLQHRAFILIYSLLACISVLTVALNLLVIISISHFRQLHTPTNVLLLSLAVSDLLVGLFMMPLQIILLRGCWDLGSLICRMFSFTSFILTSASVGNMVLISIDRHVAICDPLNYPTKITQTRVKLCVCLCWASSVFYNGVILIDFLKHPNIYSSCYGECIVMVNFITGSVDVILTFVGPISVIVVLYMRVFVVALTQARAMRSHILGITIQSSIKVTAKKSERKAARTLGIVIVVFLICYCPYFYPSFGGQDLITGVEFSTFGIWLLFCNSCVNPLVYALFYPWFRRSVKLIVTLQILQPGSCDANVL, encoded by the exons ATGGAGACTGAACTCTGCTTCCCACTcctcctcaactcctcctgCAGAAAGCCTCTGCAGCACCGAGCCTTCATCCTCATTTACAGCCTGCTGGCGTGCATCTCCGTGCTCACCGTGGCTCTAAACCTGCTGGTCATCATCTCTATCTCACACTTCAG GCAGCTGCACACCCCCACCAacgtcctcctcctctctctggcCGTCTCAGACCTCCTGGTCGGCCTCTTCATGATGCCGCTTCAGATCATCCTCCTGAGGGGCTGCTGGGATCTCGGGAGCTTGATATGTCGAATGTTCTCCTTCACCTCCTTTATCCTCACCTCTGCTTCGGTGGGAAACATGGTGCTCATATCCATCGACCGGCACGTGGCCATCTGCGACCCCCTGAATTACCCCACCAAAATCACTCAGACGAGGgtcaaactgtgtgtgtgtctgtgttgggCCTCCTCTGTTTTCTACAACGGCGTGATACTCATTGACTTCCTAAAGCACCCGAATATATACAGTTCCTGCTATGGAGAGTGTATAGTCATGGTTAACTTCATCACAGGGTCCGTTGATGTCATTTTGACGTTTGTCGGCCCCATTTCTGTCATCGTAGTCCTTTATATGAGAGTCTTTGTGGTGGCGTTGACTCAGGCTCGAGCCATGCGCTCTCATATTTTAGGCATCACAATCCAGAGTTCGATCAAGGTCACAGCCAAGAAGTCGGAAAGAAAAGCAGCCAGGACTCTTGGCATTGTCATAGTGGTGTTTTTAATTTGCTACTGTCCTTATTTTTATCCGTCCTTTGGGGGACAAGACTTGATAACCGGAGTTGAGTTTTCAACGTTTGGGATCTGGCTTTTGTTTTGTAATTCCTGTGTGAATCCACTGGTGTACGCTCTCTTCTACCCCTGGTTTAGGAGGTCTGTTAAACTCATTGTGACTCTTCAGATACTGCAGCCTGGCTCCTGTGACGCCAACGTGCTGTAG